A stretch of Dyella sp. BiH032 DNA encodes these proteins:
- a CDS encoding dicarboxylate/amino acid:cation symporter: MRQFYRHFYFWVLLAIVAGGLIGHYSPETGVALKPLGDGFIALVKMLIGPIIFLTVVLGIAGVSDVKKVGRVGAKAILYFEVVSSFALVIGLVVVNTLKPGVGFNATPASLDAAAVAKYANAAHEQGTVQFLLHLIPKTFSDAFSGDGDLLQVLLLALLFGFAMIHVGERAKPVMTLLESLSKVFFRIMGMIMRLAPLGAMGAMAFTIGKYGVHSLGPLLKLMGSFYLACVLFVVVVLGAIARATGFSIFKFLRYIRDELLLVLGTSSSESALVPLMQKLERLGCSKSVVGLVVPSGYSFNLDGTNIYLTMAAIFVAQALGVELSLTQELTLLAVAMLTSKGASGVTGAGFITLAATLAVVPSVPVAGLSLILGIDRFMSEARAITNIIGNGVATVVVSHWEKELDHASLQAALDGRPPSPAADEATLLSDAG; the protein is encoded by the coding sequence ATGCGCCAGTTCTATCGCCACTTCTATTTCTGGGTCCTGCTCGCGATCGTCGCGGGCGGACTGATCGGCCACTACTCGCCCGAGACCGGCGTGGCGCTCAAACCGCTGGGCGACGGTTTCATCGCGCTGGTGAAGATGCTGATCGGCCCGATCATCTTCCTCACCGTGGTGCTGGGCATCGCCGGCGTCTCCGACGTGAAGAAAGTCGGCCGCGTGGGCGCGAAGGCGATTCTCTACTTCGAAGTGGTCTCCAGCTTCGCGCTGGTGATCGGCTTGGTGGTGGTCAACACGCTCAAGCCGGGCGTCGGCTTCAATGCCACCCCGGCCTCCCTCGATGCCGCGGCGGTGGCCAAGTACGCCAATGCCGCGCACGAGCAGGGCACCGTGCAATTCCTGCTGCACCTGATCCCCAAGACCTTCAGCGATGCCTTCAGCGGCGACGGCGACCTGCTGCAGGTGCTGCTGCTCGCCCTGCTGTTCGGCTTTGCCATGATCCACGTCGGCGAGCGCGCCAAACCGGTGATGACGCTGCTGGAATCGCTGTCCAAGGTGTTCTTCCGCATCATGGGCATGATCATGCGCCTGGCGCCGCTCGGTGCGATGGGCGCGATGGCCTTCACCATCGGCAAGTACGGCGTGCACAGCCTGGGGCCGCTGCTGAAGCTGATGGGCAGTTTCTATCTGGCTTGCGTGCTGTTCGTGGTGGTGGTGCTCGGCGCGATCGCGCGCGCCACCGGCTTCAGCATCTTCAAATTCCTCCGCTACATCCGCGACGAACTGCTGCTGGTGCTGGGCACCTCGTCGTCCGAATCCGCGCTGGTTCCGCTGATGCAGAAACTGGAACGGCTGGGCTGTTCCAAGTCCGTGGTCGGCCTGGTGGTGCCCAGCGGCTATTCGTTCAACCTGGACGGCACCAACATCTACCTGACCATGGCCGCGATCTTCGTCGCGCAGGCGCTGGGCGTGGAACTGTCGCTCACCCAGGAACTGACCCTGCTCGCGGTGGCGATGCTGACGTCCAAAGGCGCGTCCGGCGTCACGGGCGCGGGTTTCATCACGTTGGCCGCCACACTCGCGGTCGTACCTTCGGTGCCAGTGGCCGGCCTTTCGCTGATCCTGGGCATCGACCGCTTCATGAGCGAAGCGCGCGCCATCACCAACATCATCGGCAACGGCGTGGCCACCGTGGTGGTCTCGCATTGGGAGAAGGAACTCGACCACGCCAGCCTGCAGGCCGCGCTGGACGGCCGCCCGCCCTCGCCCGCCGCGGACGAGGCCACCCTGCTCTCCGACGCCGGCTGA
- a CDS encoding porin, with protein MTSFRAFAVSLLACSVGVGLPAGARAADINNWPIKYTAPGGSEWMLYGNYQYDWMDVSGSKKLEDAHTNRRKEFGFIARKKDQWDAMVYFDFQSKQWLDVYWRMETKWLFGQDYGKLRFGYSKLPVGFEGVTSARNDSFMELALPLQAFYETRRTGIDWAFERPTYLINAGYYFGEDLQGDNDGTTVAARAAWTPLKKEGDVLHLGVSASVEHPDATTDGRGVDHSPAARWRARPEAGLTTVRLIDSGSLSHVDSNRRLGLEGLWIHGPLSFQGEYLHAHSERADGLPDYTADGWYAFGSYVLTGESRPYTAGNVGNIKPRGAWGAVELLMRYSTLDLDHGKILGGREHDLTFGANWYLTQHFKFQANYVKVHATRQGKREDPDILELRAQVYF; from the coding sequence ATGACATCCTTTCGCGCGTTCGCCGTCTCCCTTCTTGCCTGCAGTGTGGGCGTGGGCCTCCCTGCCGGCGCCCGCGCCGCCGACATCAACAACTGGCCGATCAAGTACACCGCGCCGGGCGGCAGCGAGTGGATGCTCTACGGCAACTACCAGTACGACTGGATGGACGTCAGCGGCAGCAAGAAGCTGGAGGACGCCCACACCAACCGGCGCAAGGAGTTCGGCTTCATCGCGCGCAAGAAGGACCAGTGGGACGCCATGGTCTATTTCGACTTCCAGTCCAAGCAGTGGCTGGACGTCTATTGGCGCATGGAGACCAAATGGCTGTTCGGCCAGGACTACGGCAAGCTCCGCTTCGGTTACAGCAAGCTGCCCGTCGGCTTCGAAGGCGTCACCAGCGCGCGCAACGACAGCTTCATGGAACTGGCCCTGCCGCTGCAGGCGTTCTATGAAACGCGCCGCACGGGCATCGACTGGGCATTCGAGCGCCCGACGTACCTCATCAATGCCGGCTACTACTTCGGCGAAGACCTGCAAGGCGACAACGACGGCACCACCGTCGCCGCACGCGCCGCATGGACCCCGCTGAAGAAGGAAGGCGATGTGCTGCACCTCGGCGTCTCCGCGTCGGTGGAGCACCCGGACGCCACCACCGACGGCCGCGGCGTCGATCATTCGCCCGCGGCGCGCTGGCGCGCCAGGCCCGAGGCTGGCCTGACGACCGTGCGCCTGATCGACAGCGGCTCGCTCAGTCACGTCGACAGCAATCGCCGCCTGGGCCTGGAGGGGCTGTGGATCCATGGTCCGCTCTCGTTCCAGGGCGAGTACCTGCACGCCCACAGCGAGCGCGCGGACGGCCTGCCCGACTACACCGCCGACGGCTGGTATGCCTTCGGCAGCTATGTGCTGACCGGCGAATCGCGCCCATACACCGCCGGCAACGTCGGCAATATCAAGCCACGCGGCGCGTGGGGTGCCGTGGAGCTGCTCATGCGCTACAGCACGCTGGACCTGGACCACGGCAAGATCCTCGGCGGCCGCGAGCATGACCTCACCTTCGGCGCCAACTGGTATCTCACGCAGCACTTCAAGTTCCAGGCGAACTACGTGAAGGTCCACGCCACGCGTCAGGGCAAGCGCGAAGACCCGGACATCCTCGAGCTGCGCGCGCAGGTGTACTTCTGA
- a CDS encoding MFS transporter, producing the protein MSTTIQALAARAPAMTAGQRLRSIFSGSIGNLVEWYDWYVYSAFSLYFAHVFFPASDQTTQLLNTSGIFAVGFLMRPLGGWLLGTFADRRGRKAALLLSVFMMSLGSLIIGLSPGYEHIGVAAPILLVLARLLQGLSIGGEYGTSATYLSEMAPRESRGFWSSIQYVTLVAGQLIALALLVVLQQFVLSAEQLHAWGWRIPFLIGALLAVIAVIIRRNMDETASFKKAAHLESPLRTLLRHPREVLTVIGLTMGGTLAFYTYTTYMQKFLVNSAGMSKDDATSISTAALFIYALLQPAFGALSDRIGRRPLLIGFGVLGALGTYPILSTLKEAHDWWQAFGLIMLALVIVSGYTSINAVVKAELFPTEIRAIGVGLPYALALSVFGGTAEYLALWFKKIGHEDYFYWYVTACITCSLLVYIGMRDTRRHSRIVED; encoded by the coding sequence ATGAGCACGACGATACAAGCACTCGCCGCGCGCGCCCCGGCCATGACGGCCGGCCAGCGCCTGCGCTCGATCTTCAGCGGCTCGATCGGCAACCTGGTCGAGTGGTACGACTGGTATGTGTATTCGGCGTTCTCGCTGTACTTCGCCCACGTGTTCTTTCCGGCGAGCGATCAGACCACGCAGCTGCTCAACACCTCCGGCATCTTCGCGGTGGGCTTCCTGATGCGCCCGCTGGGCGGCTGGCTGCTGGGCACCTTCGCCGACCGGCGCGGGCGCAAGGCCGCCCTGCTGCTGTCGGTGTTCATGATGAGCCTGGGTTCGCTGATCATCGGCCTGTCGCCCGGCTACGAGCACATCGGCGTGGCCGCGCCGATCCTGCTGGTACTGGCGCGCCTGCTTCAGGGCCTGTCGATCGGCGGCGAATACGGTACCTCCGCCACCTATCTCAGCGAGATGGCACCGCGCGAAAGCCGCGGCTTCTGGTCCAGCATCCAGTACGTGACCCTGGTGGCCGGTCAGCTCATCGCGCTCGCGCTGCTGGTGGTGCTGCAGCAATTCGTGCTCAGCGCCGAGCAGCTGCATGCCTGGGGCTGGCGCATTCCGTTCCTGATCGGCGCCCTGCTGGCGGTGATCGCGGTGATCATCCGCCGCAACATGGACGAGACGGCGTCGTTCAAGAAGGCCGCGCACCTGGAGAGCCCGCTACGCACCCTGCTGCGCCATCCGCGCGAGGTGCTGACCGTGATCGGCCTGACCATGGGCGGCACGCTGGCCTTCTATACGTACACCACGTACATGCAGAAATTCCTGGTGAACTCGGCCGGCATGAGCAAGGACGACGCCACCTCGATCTCCACCGCGGCGCTGTTCATCTACGCGCTGCTGCAACCGGCCTTCGGCGCGCTGTCGGACCGCATCGGCCGCCGGCCGCTGCTGATCGGCTTCGGCGTACTCGGCGCGTTAGGCACCTACCCCATCCTATCCACGCTCAAGGAAGCCCACGACTGGTGGCAGGCGTTCGGCCTGATCATGCTCGCGCTGGTCATCGTCAGCGGCTATACCTCGATCAACGCGGTGGTGAAGGCGGAGCTGTTCCCCACCGAGATCCGCGCGATCGGCGTCGGCCTGCCCTATGCGCTGGCGCTGTCGGTCTTCGGCGGCACCGCCGAGTACTTGGCGCTGTGGTTCAAGAAGATCGGCCACGAGGACTACTTCTACTGGTACGTCACCGCCTGCATCACCTGTTCCCTGCTGGTATACATAGGCATGCGCGATACCCGGCGGCATTCGCGCATCGTCGAGGACTGA
- a CDS encoding NahK/ErcS family hybrid sensor histidine kinase/response regulator translates to MAISFRHGKTAAVAALLAAGIALSALLAYRIALRHALGNLAEDSAQQLQLQSLALQRLIDRYRVLPGTLALDPELRAALVTPPDAATQHYLNVKLEHANGVTHASTLTLLDRDGLALAANNWREPSSNVGHRYDFRPYFQQAVAKGLGTFYAVGISTHVPGYFIAEAVKGAKGEVLGVISVKVPLGELEREWLHGEDTLLLSDKMGIVFLTNRNEWEFRELAALRPDEAARLEATRQYEGQQLRPARYRTLDELDDGSLLVRATEPAMRGPLLWTSLSLPLEGWTLHLLRSASRSLATARVAAAVAAAAWAPLIFFGLFLQQRRRLIQHRLQSRAELERLVAHYTGELRSAQDSVVQAAEAAASRNASLEHLPQGVSVVDKELRLVAWNTRYQEIFKFPPGLLRAGMPIEEVLRYNARLGRLGPGSVEEAIQRRLDHMRSGSAHMFERERPDGSVLEIRGNPLPGGGFVTSFADITAYKAAARELRNLATTLEQRIEERTRDLEAAKAEAERANRSKTRFVAAAVHDLLQPLNAARMYVGVLRGHLPGGDDRELADRVESALEAQDELLASLLDIARLEAGALAAKPVDLPLEPLLTGLARQFGILAQSRGLVLHYVPSHAMVHSDPLLLRRILQNFLSNAIHYTPRGRVLLGCRRGHDSVRIEVWDTGVGIPATKQQAIFEEFRRLDTGIDRDGRSAGLGLSIVDRIARLLGHRIGLRSWPERGSVFSVTVPLGDPVGVAEPAKPNGTVTDEDSPLRGCSVWCVDDAPQVREATAALLRHWGCEVTLADGAEQALALAHANAAPDLLLLDYQLGDEHTGLDLLPRLAMQWGKQPPTIVLSAQKDPQTRTRVQEAGLRFLAKPATPAALRAMMSQMLLASLGEARAANDGSFAP, encoded by the coding sequence ATGGCCATCTCGTTCCGCCATGGCAAGACCGCCGCCGTCGCCGCCCTGCTCGCGGCCGGCATCGCGCTGTCTGCCCTGCTCGCCTACCGCATCGCCCTGCGCCACGCGCTGGGCAACCTGGCCGAGGACAGCGCACAGCAGCTGCAACTGCAATCGCTGGCTCTGCAGCGGCTGATCGATCGTTATCGCGTCCTACCGGGTACGCTGGCGCTCGACCCGGAGCTGCGCGCCGCCCTGGTCACACCGCCGGACGCCGCCACGCAGCACTACCTCAACGTCAAGCTGGAACACGCCAACGGGGTCACCCACGCTTCCACGCTCACCCTGCTGGACCGCGACGGACTCGCCTTGGCCGCCAACAACTGGCGCGAGCCGAGCAGCAACGTCGGCCACCGCTACGATTTCCGGCCGTACTTCCAGCAAGCGGTGGCCAAGGGGCTCGGTACGTTCTACGCCGTCGGCATCTCCACGCACGTGCCGGGCTACTTCATCGCCGAAGCGGTCAAGGGCGCCAAAGGCGAAGTGCTCGGCGTGATCTCGGTGAAAGTTCCGCTGGGCGAGCTCGAACGCGAGTGGCTGCACGGCGAAGACACGCTGCTGCTGAGCGACAAGATGGGCATCGTATTCCTCACCAACCGCAACGAATGGGAATTCCGCGAACTTGCCGCCCTGCGCCCCGACGAGGCGGCACGTCTCGAAGCCACCCGCCAGTACGAGGGACAGCAGCTGCGGCCGGCCCGATACCGCACCCTGGACGAACTGGACGACGGCAGCCTCCTGGTCCGCGCCACGGAGCCGGCCATGCGGGGCCCGCTGCTGTGGACCTCGCTGAGCCTGCCGCTGGAAGGCTGGACCCTGCACCTGCTGCGCAGTGCTTCCCGCAGCCTCGCCACAGCACGCGTCGCCGCCGCGGTCGCGGCGGCGGCCTGGGCGCCGCTGATCTTCTTCGGCCTGTTCCTGCAGCAACGCCGCCGGCTGATCCAGCATCGCCTGCAAAGCCGTGCCGAACTGGAGCGCCTGGTCGCCCACTACACCGGCGAGCTGCGCTCGGCGCAGGACAGCGTGGTGCAGGCCGCCGAAGCCGCCGCCAGCCGCAACGCCAGCCTGGAACATCTGCCCCAGGGCGTCAGCGTGGTCGACAAAGAGTTGCGCCTGGTCGCCTGGAATACGCGCTACCAGGAGATCTTCAAATTCCCGCCCGGCCTGCTGCGTGCCGGCATGCCGATCGAAGAGGTGCTGCGCTACAACGCGCGGCTCGGCCGGCTCGGCCCCGGCTCGGTGGAGGAAGCGATCCAGCGCCGCCTCGATCATATGCGCAGCGGTTCGGCGCACATGTTCGAGCGCGAACGGCCCGACGGCAGCGTGCTGGAAATCCGCGGCAACCCGCTGCCCGGCGGTGGCTTCGTCACCAGCTTCGCCGACATCACCGCGTACAAGGCCGCCGCGCGCGAGCTGCGCAACCTCGCCACCACGCTCGAACAGCGCATCGAAGAACGCACGCGCGACCTCGAAGCGGCCAAGGCCGAGGCCGAACGCGCCAACCGCAGCAAGACCCGCTTCGTCGCCGCGGCCGTGCACGACTTGCTGCAGCCGCTCAACGCGGCGCGAATGTACGTGGGCGTGCTGCGCGGCCACCTGCCCGGCGGCGACGACCGCGAACTGGCCGACCGGGTGGAAAGCGCGCTGGAAGCGCAGGACGAACTGCTCGCCAGCCTGCTCGACATCGCGCGGCTGGAAGCGGGCGCCCTGGCCGCCAAGCCCGTGGATCTGCCGCTGGAGCCGCTGCTCACGGGTCTGGCGCGGCAGTTCGGCATCCTTGCGCAATCGCGCGGCCTGGTGCTGCACTACGTACCCAGCCATGCAATGGTACATAGCGACCCGCTGCTGCTGCGGCGCATCCTGCAGAACTTCCTTTCCAACGCGATCCACTACACGCCACGCGGGCGCGTACTGCTCGGCTGCCGCCGCGGGCACGACAGCGTGCGCATCGAAGTGTGGGATACCGGCGTGGGCATTCCCGCGACCAAGCAGCAGGCGATCTTCGAGGAGTTCCGCCGCCTCGACACCGGCATCGACCGCGATGGCCGCAGTGCCGGCCTGGGCCTGTCGATCGTCGACCGCATCGCAAGGCTGCTCGGCCACCGCATCGGCCTGCGCTCCTGGCCGGAACGCGGCAGCGTGTTCTCTGTCACCGTGCCCTTGGGCGACCCCGTCGGTGTCGCGGAACCGGCCAAGCCGAACGGCACGGTGACAGACGAGGATTCCCCCCTGCGCGGCTGTAGCGTTTGGTGCGTCGACGACGCCCCGCAGGTCCGCGAAGCCACCGCCGCGCTGCTGCGGCACTGGGGTTGCGAGGTCACCCTCGCGGACGGCGCGGAGCAGGCCTTGGCGCTGGCCCACGCCAACGCCGCCCCCGACCTGCTGCTACTGGACTACCAGCTCGGCGACGAACACACCGGCCTGGACCTGCTGCCCCGCCTCGCCATGCAATGGGGCAAGCAACCACCGACCATCGTGCTCTCCGCACAGAAAGACCCGCAGACGCGAACACGCGTCCAGGAAGCCGGCCTCCGCTTCCTGGCCAAACCCGCCACCCCCGCCGCCCTGCGGGCGATGATGTCGCAGATGCTGCTGGCGAGCCTCGGCGAAGCGAGGGCGGCAAACGACGGAAGTTTCGCTCCGTAG
- a CDS encoding response regulator transcription factor, translating to MFRAAILHALREALPGARMLEVASQSALETALAGAAAIDLVLLDLAMPGAMGFSSLVLLRGERPEVPVIVISSNDHPRTVRRAQQFGAAGFVSKSAPVGTLGEAVREVLAGGSWFPAEKAERSEQDAALAARLAQLTPQQLRVLMLLAEGLLNKQIADQLGLAENTVKIHVTAVLKKLDCRSRTQAAVLAKSLDLDESPSTAI from the coding sequence ATGTTCCGCGCTGCGATCCTGCACGCGCTGCGTGAGGCGCTGCCCGGCGCGCGCATGCTGGAGGTGGCCAGCCAAAGCGCGCTGGAAACCGCATTGGCCGGCGCAGCGGCCATCGATCTGGTGCTGCTGGACCTGGCGATGCCCGGCGCGATGGGTTTTTCCTCGCTGGTGCTGCTGCGCGGCGAGCGCCCGGAGGTGCCGGTCATCGTGATCTCGTCCAACGATCATCCACGCACGGTGCGCCGGGCGCAGCAGTTCGGCGCCGCGGGTTTCGTGTCCAAGTCGGCGCCCGTGGGCACGTTGGGCGAGGCCGTGCGCGAGGTGCTCGCAGGCGGCAGCTGGTTCCCCGCCGAGAAGGCCGAGCGCAGTGAGCAGGATGCCGCGCTGGCGGCACGGCTGGCGCAGCTCACGCCGCAGCAGCTGCGTGTGTTGATGTTGCTTGCGGAGGGGTTGCTCAACAAGCAGATCGCCGATCAGCTCGGATTGGCGGAGAACACGGTGAAGATTCATGTGACGGCGGTGTTGAAGAAGTTGGATTGCCGGTCGCGGACGCAGGCGGCGGTGTTGGCGAAGTCGCTGGATTTGGATGAGTCGCCGTCGACGGCGATTTGA
- a CDS encoding MerR family transcriptional regulator, whose product MLLTVGELARRCGLTVRTLHHYDTIGLLKPSVRSAAGYRLYDRANIERLHRIRALHQLGLSLAAIGDALSGPQAPLPEVIDRQIASLDRELAKAALLRERLLRLRIQLDTGQSPDLADWLDTLETMTMYEKYFSADELKTLPLHTDPDVLPEWRALVTAVQAAMDRGATAQDHDAQLLALRWMTMLGRGTGNNPAYLLRLLDINEQEPCMRERSGITRELERFVEQSLIAARLSIFAHYLDAREMERMQAHYGAQMHAWPVLIAELRHAMNDQLPPAHPHVQAKARRWMELFFAYAGDDPATHARIREAYAKEPDLRSGSSVDEPLLAYVRSAWESVQAATH is encoded by the coding sequence ATGCTGTTGACTGTTGGCGAACTGGCGCGGCGTTGCGGGCTGACCGTCCGCACCTTGCATCACTACGACACCATCGGCCTGCTGAAGCCTTCAGTGCGCTCCGCTGCCGGCTATCGACTCTACGATCGGGCGAACATCGAACGCCTGCATCGCATCCGCGCCCTGCACCAGTTGGGCCTGTCGCTGGCCGCCATCGGAGACGCCCTGTCCGGGCCGCAGGCGCCGCTGCCGGAGGTGATCGATCGCCAGATCGCCAGCCTCGACCGCGAGCTGGCCAAGGCCGCGCTGCTGCGCGAGCGGCTGCTCCGGCTGCGCATACAGCTGGATACCGGACAGTCCCCCGACCTGGCCGACTGGCTGGACACGCTCGAGACCATGACCATGTACGAAAAGTACTTTTCCGCCGACGAACTGAAGACCCTGCCGCTGCACACCGACCCCGACGTACTGCCCGAATGGAGGGCGCTGGTCACCGCGGTGCAGGCGGCGATGGACCGCGGCGCGACCGCACAGGACCACGACGCACAGCTGCTGGCGCTGCGCTGGATGACCATGCTCGGGCGCGGCACCGGCAACAACCCCGCCTATCTGTTGCGCCTGCTGGACATCAACGAACAAGAGCCCTGCATGCGCGAGCGCAGCGGCATCACCCGCGAGCTGGAGCGCTTCGTGGAGCAGTCGCTGATCGCCGCGCGGCTGTCGATCTTCGCCCACTACCTGGATGCGCGGGAGATGGAGCGAATGCAGGCGCATTACGGCGCGCAGATGCATGCCTGGCCCGTGCTGATCGCGGAACTGCGCCATGCCATGAACGACCAGCTTCCGCCCGCGCACCCGCACGTGCAGGCCAAGGCGCGGCGCTGGATGGAGCTGTTCTTCGCTTATGCCGGCGACGACCCGGCCACGCATGCCCGCATTCGCGAGGCCTATGCGAAGGAGCCGGACCTGCGCAGCGGCAGCTCGGTGGACGAACCGCTGCTGGCCTATGTGCGCAGCGCGTGGGAAAGCGTGCAGGCGGCGACGCACTGA
- a CDS encoding malate dehydrogenase: MKAPVRVAVTGAAGQIGYALLFRIAAGDMLGKDQPVILHLLEITPALPALQGVVMELNDCAFPTLAGVVATDDLNVAFKDVDYALLVGARPRGPGMERKDLLEANGAIFGPQGKALNDHAKRDVKVLVVGNPANTNALIAQQNAPDLDPKCFTAMVRLDHNRALSQLAEKTGAHTTDIKKVTIWGNHSSTQYPDLHQASVKGKPALEQVDQAWYEGTFIPTVQQRGAAIIKARGASSAASAASAAIDHMRDWALGTVDGDWVSMGIPSDGSYGIAPGVIYGYPVTVKNGKYEIVQGLAINDFSRARMEATDKELREERAGVEHLFAKK; encoded by the coding sequence ATGAAAGCCCCCGTTCGCGTTGCCGTTACCGGCGCTGCCGGCCAGATCGGTTATGCCCTGCTGTTCCGCATCGCCGCCGGCGACATGCTCGGCAAGGACCAGCCGGTGATCCTGCATCTGCTGGAGATCACCCCGGCGCTGCCCGCCCTGCAGGGCGTGGTGATGGAACTGAACGATTGTGCGTTCCCGACCCTGGCCGGCGTCGTCGCCACCGACGACCTCAACGTCGCCTTCAAGGACGTGGACTACGCCCTGCTGGTCGGCGCGCGTCCGCGTGGCCCGGGCATGGAGCGCAAGGACCTGCTCGAAGCCAACGGCGCCATCTTCGGCCCGCAGGGCAAGGCGCTGAACGACCACGCCAAGCGCGACGTGAAGGTGCTGGTGGTGGGCAACCCGGCCAACACCAATGCGCTGATCGCCCAGCAGAACGCCCCGGACCTCGATCCGAAGTGCTTCACCGCGATGGTGCGCCTGGACCACAACCGCGCTCTGTCGCAGCTGGCCGAGAAGACCGGTGCGCACACCACCGACATCAAGAAGGTCACCATCTGGGGCAACCACAGCTCCACCCAGTATCCGGACCTGCACCAGGCTTCGGTGAAGGGCAAGCCGGCGCTCGAGCAGGTGGACCAGGCCTGGTACGAAGGCACCTTCATCCCGACCGTGCAGCAGCGCGGCGCGGCGATCATCAAGGCGCGCGGCGCGTCGTCCGCTGCGTCGGCCGCGTCGGCCGCGATCGACCACATGCGCGACTGGGCGCTGGGTACCGTGGACGGTGACTGGGTCTCGATGGGCATTCCTTCCGACGGCTCGTACGGCATCGCTCCGGGCGTGATCTACGGCTACCCGGTGACGGTGAAGAACGGCAAGTACGAGATCGTGCAGGGCCTGGCGATCAACGACTTCTCGCGCGCCCGCATGGAAGCGACCGACAAGGAACTGCGCGAAGAGCGCGCCGGCGTCGAGCACCTGTTCGCCAAGAAGTAA
- a CDS encoding aminotransferase class I/II-fold pyridoxal phosphate-dependent enzyme — MPQLAQRVGRAKPSAIMVIAEKARQLKAAGRDIISFSIGVPNFLPGEHVYEAAREALKHDSGQYGSNRGADALLDAFLKHIEALGFTGYGRLNLSIGIGAKQVLYNLAEAMLDEGDEICFAAPYWTTYHDIADIVGAKANVLHCGPEQNYKLVPAQLEEALKRKPKVFLFNNPSNPTGMVYTREEIAALADVLAKYPDTWIITDDIYNSMVFDGLGYHNFVFARPELRERLVFVDSVSKTYGMPGWRVGLIAGPESVAKAVTTLNSNHITSVPEVITAAAVAAFAGPQDIPRAKCEEFAGKRDVVVDALRAIPGVVCPRPQGAFYAFPDISVAFGKSHQGTKIANDVEFCAALLEATGVACVPGSAFGEPRAMRISYTCPTAQLKPGLERIQAFFAELT, encoded by the coding sequence ATGCCCCAGCTCGCCCAGCGTGTCGGCCGTGCCAAGCCCAGCGCGATCATGGTCATCGCCGAGAAGGCCAGGCAGCTGAAAGCCGCCGGCCGCGACATCATCAGCTTCTCCATCGGCGTGCCGAACTTTCTTCCCGGCGAGCATGTGTACGAAGCGGCGCGCGAGGCGCTCAAGCACGACTCCGGCCAGTACGGCAGCAACCGCGGCGCCGACGCGCTGCTGGACGCCTTCCTCAAGCACATCGAGGCGCTGGGCTTCACCGGCTACGGCCGCCTGAATCTCTCCATCGGCATCGGTGCCAAGCAGGTGCTGTACAACCTGGCCGAGGCCATGCTCGACGAGGGCGACGAAATCTGCTTCGCCGCGCCGTACTGGACCACCTACCACGACATCGCGGACATCGTCGGCGCCAAGGCCAACGTGCTGCACTGCGGCCCGGAACAGAACTACAAGCTGGTGCCCGCGCAGTTGGAAGAAGCGCTCAAGCGCAAGCCGAAGGTGTTCCTGTTCAACAACCCGTCCAACCCCACCGGCATGGTCTACACGCGCGAGGAAATCGCCGCGCTGGCGGACGTGCTGGCGAAGTATCCGGACACGTGGATCATCACCGACGACATCTACAACTCGATGGTGTTCGACGGGCTGGGCTACCACAACTTCGTGTTCGCGCGCCCCGAACTGCGCGAGCGGCTGGTGTTCGTCGACTCGGTCTCCAAGACCTACGGCATGCCGGGCTGGCGCGTGGGCCTGATCGCCGGTCCCGAATCGGTGGCCAAGGCGGTGACCACGCTCAACTCCAACCACATCACCAGCGTGCCGGAAGTGATCACTGCGGCAGCCGTCGCGGCGTTCGCCGGCCCGCAGGACATTCCGCGCGCCAAGTGCGAGGAATTCGCCGGCAAGCGCGACGTGGTCGTAGATGCGCTGCGCGCGATCCCCGGCGTGGTGTGCCCGCGTCCACAGGGCGCGTTCTACGCGTTCCCCGACATTTCCGTAGCCTTCGGCAAGAGCCACCAGGGCACGAAGATCGCCAACGACGTGGAGTTCTGCGCCGCGCTGCTGGAAGCGACCGGTGTGGCCTGCGTGCCGGGCTCCGCCTTCGGCGAGCCGCGCGCGATGCGCATTTCGTACACCTGTCCCACGGCGCAGCTGAAGCCGGGACTGGAGCGTATCCAGGCCTTCTTCGCCGAGCTGACCTGA
- a CDS encoding GlsB/YeaQ/YmgE family stress response membrane protein, whose translation MHWLWVFIVGLVVGLLAKAIMPGKDPGGFIITGLLGIAGSVISTYIGEQLGWWPATGFVHFLGSIAGAIVLLLLYHFLFKRKAAA comes from the coding sequence ATGCATTGGCTTTGGGTTTTCATCGTCGGTCTGGTCGTCGGCCTGCTCGCCAAGGCCATCATGCCGGGCAAGGACCCGGGCGGTTTCATCATCACGGGGTTGCTGGGCATCGCCGGTTCGGTCATTTCGACCTATATCGGCGAGCAGCTCGGCTGGTGGCCCGCGACGGGCTTCGTGCATTTCCTGGGCTCGATTGCCGGCGCGATCGTGCTGTTGCTGCTCTACCACTTCCTGTTCAAGCGCAAAGCCGCGGCCTGA